The nucleotide sequence ATGGTTTATCTGGACAAATTATAAGCGATGGTGGTTGTACAGTATCTGGTGATATTTCTAAAGCTTTTGGTGGAGGAGCTGATTTTGTTATGTTAGGAGGTATGTTAGCTGGTCACAAAGAATCTGAATGTGAAATAATAAAAGAAAATGGTAAAAAATTCATTTTGTTTTATGGAATGAGTTCCAAATTAGCCATGAAAAGATATATAGGTGATATTTATCGTTATAGAACATCTGAAGGTAAAAAAGTAAAAATAATATTTAAAGGATTAGTATACAATACAATACAAGATATTTTAGGTGGTTTAAGATCAGCTTGTACTTATGTTGGTGCTTGTAAAATTAAAGAATTAACTAAAAGAACAACTTTTATTAGAGTTTTAGAACAAGAAAACAGAATTTTTAATAATTGAATTATTTTTATTTTATAAATTATAATTTTTTTTTACAACAACTAATATTATTTATTTTTAATAAATTACTATATGAGAGAATAAGTATATTTATGTCTAATGATTTATATAATAATGATATTGATCCAATAGAAACTCAAGAATGGTTAGATTCCTTAAAATCAATAATTAAATTAGAAGGAATTGAAAGAGCAAAATTTATTGTTGATAAAATTTTAAAATTTGCTAATAAAAAAAAAATAATACCTATGAATTATTCTTTAATAAGTAATTATATTAACACCATATCTGTTAAAGATGAAGTTAAATATCCAGGTAACTTATTATTAGAAAACAAAATATGTTCTGCAATTCGTTGGAATGCAATAATGATTGTATTAAGAGCATCTAAAAAAAATTTAGATTTAGGTGGTCATTTATCTTCTTTTCAATCTTCAGCTACAATATATGAAATATGTTTTAATCATTTTTTTAAAGCTAGAACATGTAAAAATGGAGGAGATTTAGTATATTTTCAAGGTCACATATCTCCAGGTATTTATGCACGTGCTTTTTTAGAAGGAAGATTAACTAAAAAACAATTGAATAATTTCCGTCAAGAAGTAGATGGTGATGGACTTTCTTCTTATCCTCACCCTAAATTAATGCCTGATTTTTGGCAATTTCCTACAGTATCTATGGGATTAGGTCCAATATGTGCTATTTATCAAGCTAAATTTTTGAAATATTTAGAAAATAGATCTTTAAAAAAAACCAAAGAACAAACAGTGTATGCATTTTTAGGAGATGGTGAAATGGATGAACCTGAATCTAAAGGAGCAATATCTATAGCATCTCGTGAAAAATTAGATAATTTAATATTTATTATAAATTGTAATTTGCAAAGATTAGATGGACCTGTTATAGGAAATGGTAAAATAATTAATGAATTAGAAAGTATATTTTGTGGTTCAGGTTGGGAAGTTATAAAAGTAATATGGGGTGGAAAATGGGACAAATTAATTAAAAAAGATAAAACAGGTAAATTAATAAGTTTAATGAATGAAACTTTAGATGGAGATTACCAAAATTTTAAATCAAAAAATGGATCTTATGTGAGAAAACATTTTTTTGGAAAATATAAGGAAACATTAAATTTAGTTGAAAATATGACAGATGAAGAAATTTGGGAATTAAATCGAGGTGGTCACGATTCTATCAAAATTTATAATGCAATAAATAAAGCTAAAAAAATAAAAAAAAAACCAGTGGTTATTTTAGCACATACTATTAAAGGATATGGTTTAGGAAAAATAGCTGAAGGCAAAAACATTGCTCATCAACTAAAAAAAATAAACATAGAAAATATATATTATATAAGAGATAAATTAAATATACCAATTAATAATAAAAAAATAAAAAAATTGCCATTCATATCTTTTAAAAAAGGTTCAGAAGAATTTCAATATTTACATAATAAAAGAAAAAAATTAGGTGGATATTTGCCAACTAGATTATGTAATTTTACTAAAAAAATGATATTGCCAAATATAAATGATTTTTCTTCTTTATTAGCCAAACAAAAAAAAAAAATATCAACTACAATAGCTTTTATTAGAATATTAAATATATTTTTGAAAAATAAACATATTAAAAATAGAATAGTACCTATTATTGCAGATGAAGCAAGAACATTTGGTATGGAAGGTTTATTTAGACAAATAGGTATTTATAGTTCAGAAGGACAAAAATATACTCCTCAAGATTATGATATGTTAGCATATTATAAAGAAGATAAAAAAGGACAAATTTTACAAGAAGGTATAAACGAATTAGGAGCTGCAGCTTCATGGTTGTCTGCAGCAACTTCATATAGCACAAATAATTTTCCTATGATACCTTTTTATATTTATTATTCTATGTTTGGATTTCAAAGAACTGGTGATTTATTTTGGGCTGCTGCAGATCAACAAGCTAGAGGTTTTCTTATAGGAGGAACTTCTGGTAGAACTACATTAAATGGTGAAGGATTACAACACGAAGATGGACATAGTCATATATATTCATTAACTATACCTAATTGTATTTCATATGATCCAGCATATGCTTATGAGGTTGCAGTTATTATAAATAATGGATTAAATAGAATGTATGGAGAAAATCAAGAAAATATATATTATTACATAACTGTTACTAATGAAAATTATCATATGCCTTCTATTCCCAAAAATGTAGAAAATGGAATATGTAAAGGTATATATAAATTAAAAACTACTAAAGGAAATATTGCTAAAGTACAATTATTAGGTTCAGGTGCTATTTTAAAACAAGTATGTAAAGCATCTAAAATATTATCTAAAGATTACAATATAAAATCAGATGTTTATAGTGTTACTTCTTTCACAGAATTAGCTAGAGATGGAGAAAATTGTTTAAGATGGAATATGTTAAATCCTCATAAAAATCCAAAAATACCGTATCTTAAAAAAGTTATGAATAATTATCCAGCTATCGCTTCTACTGATTATATGAAATTGTTTGCTGAACAAATAAGAAATTACATACCTACAAAATATTATTATGTTTTAGGAACTGATGGTTTTGGTAAATCAGATAGTAAGAAAAAACTACGTCATTATTTTGAAATTAATTCCTTTTATATAGTAGTTTCAGCATTATATCAATTATTTAAAATTGGTAAAATAGACAAAAAAACAGTTTATGAATCAATTACTAGATTTAATATTGATAGAAACAAAATAAATCCACTTTTCTCATAAGAGATAAAATGA is from Buchnera aphidicola (Taiwanaphis decaspermi) and encodes:
- the aceE gene encoding pyruvate dehydrogenase (acetyl-transferring), homodimeric type — translated: MSNDLYNNDIDPIETQEWLDSLKSIIKLEGIERAKFIVDKILKFANKKKIIPMNYSLISNYINTISVKDEVKYPGNLLLENKICSAIRWNAIMIVLRASKKNLDLGGHLSSFQSSATIYEICFNHFFKARTCKNGGDLVYFQGHISPGIYARAFLEGRLTKKQLNNFRQEVDGDGLSSYPHPKLMPDFWQFPTVSMGLGPICAIYQAKFLKYLENRSLKKTKEQTVYAFLGDGEMDEPESKGAISIASREKLDNLIFIINCNLQRLDGPVIGNGKIINELESIFCGSGWEVIKVIWGGKWDKLIKKDKTGKLISLMNETLDGDYQNFKSKNGSYVRKHFFGKYKETLNLVENMTDEEIWELNRGGHDSIKIYNAINKAKKIKKKPVVILAHTIKGYGLGKIAEGKNIAHQLKKINIENIYYIRDKLNIPINNKKIKKLPFISFKKGSEEFQYLHNKRKKLGGYLPTRLCNFTKKMILPNINDFSSLLAKQKKKISTTIAFIRILNIFLKNKHIKNRIVPIIADEARTFGMEGLFRQIGIYSSEGQKYTPQDYDMLAYYKEDKKGQILQEGINELGAAASWLSAATSYSTNNFPMIPFYIYYSMFGFQRTGDLFWAAADQQARGFLIGGTSGRTTLNGEGLQHEDGHSHIYSLTIPNCISYDPAYAYEVAVIINNGLNRMYGENQENIYYYITVTNENYHMPSIPKNVENGICKGIYKLKTTKGNIAKVQLLGSGAILKQVCKASKILSKDYNIKSDVYSVTSFTELARDGENCLRWNMLNPHKNPKIPYLKKVMNNYPAIASTDYMKLFAEQIRNYIPTKYYYVLGTDGFGKSDSKKKLRHYFEINSFYIVVSALYQLFKIGKIDKKTVYESITRFNIDRNKINPLFS